The region TGCCGGCGTGCTCGGCCTGATCGCCGGCATCCGCCGGGCACGTACGGCGGCCGACGAAGAGACCGGCGGCGAGCGCGCCGCGGTCAATCGCTTCCGCGCCGCGCTGCGCCCCGAGTGGGACACACGCGAGGCCCTGGGCAACGCCTGCCGCGGGGACGCCCGGGGCGAGCGAGCGCTGCGCGAAGTGGACCGGCTTCGCTACGCCGAGGAGCACGCCACCCGCTACGAGGCGGTGGATCTGGCCCACCGTCGCCGAACGGTCGTTGCACTGGCCCGCGAGCTCGGCGGGCCCTGAAATTTGGCCGGAATTGTCCTCCCTCACCGACGAAGGCCGGGGTAAGCTCGCGCCCGACCGGGAAAGCCCTACCATCAACATGTCCCCCGAAGCGACCAGCGAACCCGAAGCCACCGAGCCCCCGCCCACATTCGATGTTCTGCCGCTCTCGAGCGAGCTGCGGCGGGCCGTGGACGACCTTGGATACACCCATCCGACCCCTGTGCAGCGGGAGGTGTTCGACCTGGCGTCGCGGGGCCGTGACCTCGTCGTTCAGGCCCGCACCGGCACCGGCAAGACGGCTGCCTTTGGCATGCCAATCGTGGACGCGCTGGTCAGGCGCGGAACCCCCGCCGCGCAGGTGCTGGTGCTGTGTCCGACCCGCGAGCTCGCGCTCCAGGTCACCCGCGAGCTCGAGGCGCTGGCGAAGTATCGCGGCGTCGCCATCGTGGCCGTGTACGGCGGTGCGCCGATGCCGCGACAGGTCGAGCAGATCCGCGCAGGCGCTCAGGTCGTGGTGGGAACCCCAGGCCGCGTGCTCGACCACCTGCGGCGCGGGACGTTCTCCGCCGCATCCATCCGCGCCCTCGTGCTCGACGAGTCCGACGAGATGCTCAGCATGGGGTTCTTGCCTCAGATCAACGAGATCCTGTCGTACCTCCCGGACACCCGCCAGACACTGCTGTTCAGCGCGACCCTGCCGCCGGACATCCAGCGCATGGCGACCGACCGGCTGAAGAACCCGGAGTTCTTGACCCTCAGCGGCGATCACATCGGCGCGCTCGAGATCGACCACTACGTGTACCTGAGCTTCGGTGACAAACTCGCGGAGCTGGTCCAGATCATCGAGATCGAAAACCCCGAGAGCGCGATCGTCTTCTGCAACACCAAAGACGAGACCAAACGCGTCGCCGGGGCTCTCGAACAGCAGGGGTACTCGGCAGACTGGCTGAACGCCGATCTGGCGCAAAACGACCGCGAAAAGGTGATGGCGGCCACCCGGGGCGGAACGCTCCGTTTCCTGGTCGCAACGGACGTGGCGGCGCGCGGCATCGACATTTCGCACCTGACCCACGTCATCAACTACGACTTTCCCGAGTCCGCCGAGCAGTACGTGCACCGCACGGGGCGCACGGGCCGCGCCGGAAAGATCGGCACGGCCATCGCGCTGGTCGAGCCGAGTGACGTTGGG is a window of Myxococcales bacterium DNA encoding:
- a CDS encoding DEAD/DEAH box helicase yields the protein MSPEATSEPEATEPPPTFDVLPLSSELRRAVDDLGYTHPTPVQREVFDLASRGRDLVVQARTGTGKTAAFGMPIVDALVRRGTPAAQVLVLCPTRELALQVTRELEALAKYRGVAIVAVYGGAPMPRQVEQIRAGAQVVVGTPGRVLDHLRRGTFSAASIRALVLDESDEMLSMGFLPQINEILSYLPDTRQTLLFSATLPPDIQRMATDRLKNPEFLTLSGDHIGALEIDHYVYLSFGDKLAELVQIIEIENPESAIVFCNTKDETKRVAGALEQQGYSADWLNADLAQNDREKVMAATRGGTLRFLVATDVAARGIDISHLTHVINYDFPESAEQYVHRTGRTGRAGKIGTAIALVEPSDVGHLYLLRLTYKLRPIEKSLPSARELKTRAEADLVTVFVSAFAGKTPHPEDLALARRLLTHESAEVVVAGLLRDHLGARPDAQEDAAAARRARPPRPARREPETRPRAPDAAQAKAPEKSRAAEPPRPPPPEVPIPAQTRAAVVSPLPSADNPRPALAAPQRPDAKPDGDRAPRRNGDRPPSRDNAGAPRRDRERPRQQHDEHEEFRYTVESDEPAAVTPATGRSDDNKGDTDPGDTSDTRARDDGSPREDSLSEIFVNVGRRDGATPADFHAVLDAGGLPPEATDYVRVRHRHAFVGTRKDLLERVLQALNGATIAGRTAAAEIARPRT